A portion of the Methanobacterium aggregans genome contains these proteins:
- a CDS encoding Hsp20/alpha crystallin family protein: MVNNEKAKQKVGNLKSSASEKKEDVTSKINEMKEDIGNKTEDMEKEAKQKVGNLKSSASEKKEDVTSGMHEMKEDVKEKTEDMQEEAGKKKTQAEKLLNDIMDTIKVKQEEVGKTLSSYTTALQKPAADIIETKDNIIIKIDLPGVMKEDIDIGIAGESVDITAKFEEEIEGEDINYIQKERSYGETKRTLTLPSEIKVKEASAIFEDAVLTIKLPKPGKKVHKININ, translated from the coding sequence ATGGTAAATAACGAAAAAGCAAAACAAAAAGTAGGTAACCTTAAATCAAGTGCTTCTGAAAAAAAAGAGGATGTTACCAGTAAAATAAATGAAATGAAAGAAGATATCGGAAATAAAACCGAAGATATGGAAAAAGAAGCAAAACAAAAAGTAGGTAACCTTAAATCAAGTGCTTCTGAAAAAAAAGAGGATGTTACCAGTGGAATGCATGAAATGAAAGAAGATGTAAAGGAAAAAACCGAAGATATGCAAGAAGAAGCTGGGAAAAAAAAGACACAGGCAGAGAAGTTGTTGAATGATATAATGGACACTATTAAAGTTAAACAAGAAGAAGTTGGGAAAACTCTATCAAGTTACACAACAGCTCTCCAAAAACCAGCAGCAGATATTATTGAAACCAAAGACAACATAATAATAAAAATTGACCTTCCAGGTGTGATGAAGGAAGATATTGATATTGGAATTGCAGGTGAAAGTGTAGATATCACTGCAAAGTTCGAAGAGGAAATTGAAGGGGAAGATATCAACTACATCCAAAAAGAGAGAAGCTACGGTGAAACAAAGAGGACACTAACACTTCCATCGGAAATAAAGGTTAAAGAAGCATCAGCCATATTCGAAGACGCTGTTTTAACCATTAAACTGCCTAAACCAGGAAAAAAGGTGCATAAAATCAATATCAACTAA
- a CDS encoding flavodoxin domain-containing protein — protein MQRTLVVYESRYGSTRVVAKTIALILGPAVHCVVDEFKTEYQDFDFVVLGSPIYRGDVDPKIRGFINENRDWLSEKPVALFCTCIDRKGGIENLKTLEKLFGNNIVSKDTIGGRLKLNNLDLEDYKTLESFLKQADLPFEDMDFFSMEEVIEYSLELKNLKEDLVKRLDPSKLRVYVEDFLLSHNTCTLATSFKNRVRATPLEYFYSDGFIYILTEGGEKFANLIMNQNVSLAIHDPYNGMASLAGMQITGKCDIIQKSSSEYWDIIDLKGINRTVIESLPVDMNIIKIGLKRVEFLYHKFRKGGWDTKQILTF, from the coding sequence ATGCAGAGAACACTCGTTGTTTATGAGAGCAGATACGGTTCAACCAGAGTTGTTGCCAAAACCATTGCATTGATCCTGGGACCTGCAGTACACTGCGTTGTTGATGAGTTCAAAACTGAATATCAGGACTTTGACTTCGTTGTTTTAGGCTCTCCAATCTACAGGGGAGATGTTGACCCAAAGATCAGAGGATTCATTAATGAAAATCGTGACTGGCTCTCCGAAAAACCAGTGGCCCTTTTCTGCACGTGCATAGACCGTAAGGGAGGTATTGAAAACCTTAAAACCCTTGAGAAGCTTTTTGGAAACAATATTGTGAGTAAAGATACCATCGGCGGCCGGTTGAAGCTGAACAACCTTGATCTGGAGGATTATAAGACCCTTGAATCCTTCCTGAAACAAGCTGACCTTCCATTTGAGGATATGGATTTCTTCAGCATGGAAGAGGTGATAGAGTACTCCCTTGAACTTAAAAATCTCAAGGAAGATCTTGTAAAAAGGTTGGATCCCTCAAAGCTCAGGGTTTACGTGGAAGATTTTCTCCTATCCCACAACACCTGCACACTTGCCACATCATTTAAAAACAGGGTCAGGGCAACTCCACTGGAATACTTCTACAGTGATGGATTCATTTACATCTTAACAGAGGGTGGGGAAAAATTTGCCAATTTAATCATGAACCAGAATGTTTCCCTTGCAATCCACGACCCCTACAATGGAATGGCAAGCCTTGCAGGGATGCAGATAACTGGAAAATGTGATATAATCCAGAAATCAAGCAGTGAATACTGGGATATAATTGATTTAAAGGGGATTAATCGGACTGTTATTGAATCTCTGCCTGTGGATATGAATATAATAAAAATAGGTTTAAAAAGGGTTGAATTTCTTTACCACAAATTCAGAAAGGGAGGTTGGGACACAAAACAGATATTAACATTTTAA
- a CDS encoding potassium/proton antiporter, whose translation MGPEQFLLLGSLLLFISIVLSKTSHRLGVPSLLFFLLIGMLAGSEGIGGIYFDDPYIVQFVGIIALIFILFSGGLDTKWGDVKPVLWKGVGLSTVGVLITSLTVGFFINWVTGFPIMESFLIGSIISSTDAAAVFSIFRSKKSGLKNNLEHLLELESGSNDPMAYFLTVTIIFLILNPETSLPAMVMSLIQSIGLGVLLGILSGKGMVEIINRIKLHLEGLYPVLTIALAILIFSLTNYVGGNGYLSVYIAALILGNSDFVHKKEQIQFHDGMALLMQIIMFLTLGLLVFPSQMIPVMGVGILISLFLILVARPLAVFICLSPFRVGFKDQIFISWVGIKGAVPIILATYPIVAGVTGADLIFNVVFFITITSALIQGSTINTAAKYLGLSEEPE comes from the coding sequence ATGGGTCCTGAACAATTTCTTTTACTGGGTTCACTCCTACTTTTTATAAGCATAGTCCTAAGCAAAACATCCCACAGGTTGGGAGTTCCATCACTCCTCTTCTTCCTTTTAATAGGGATGCTTGCGGGTTCTGAAGGAATAGGTGGAATCTATTTTGATGACCCATACATAGTGCAGTTTGTAGGAATAATTGCACTGATCTTCATTCTCTTTTCAGGAGGATTAGATACAAAATGGGGAGATGTGAAACCTGTGCTCTGGAAGGGTGTGGGCCTTTCAACAGTAGGCGTTTTAATAACAAGCTTGACTGTTGGATTTTTCATTAATTGGGTTACAGGATTCCCAATTATGGAATCCTTCCTGATTGGTTCAATCATATCCTCAACTGATGCAGCTGCTGTTTTTTCTATTTTCCGATCCAAAAAATCAGGCCTGAAAAACAATTTAGAACACCTTCTGGAGCTTGAAAGTGGAAGTAACGATCCAATGGCTTACTTTTTAACAGTGACCATTATATTCCTGATACTCAATCCTGAAACTTCCCTCCCTGCAATGGTAATGTCCCTAATACAGTCCATTGGTCTTGGGGTGCTTCTGGGTATTCTCTCTGGAAAGGGTATGGTGGAAATAATAAACAGGATCAAACTTCACCTTGAAGGACTTTACCCTGTTCTCACAATTGCATTAGCGATTTTAATCTTCTCTTTAACCAATTATGTGGGCGGAAATGGTTATTTGAGTGTTTACATTGCAGCTTTGATCCTTGGAAATAGTGATTTTGTCCATAAAAAAGAGCAGATTCAGTTTCACGATGGTATGGCCCTACTCATGCAGATCATCATGTTTTTAACACTTGGACTTCTTGTATTCCCCTCTCAAATGATACCAGTTATGGGTGTGGGAATTTTAATCTCCCTCTTTTTGATTCTGGTTGCACGTCCCCTTGCAGTCTTTATATGTCTTTCACCATTCAGGGTTGGATTTAAAGACCAGATATTCATTTCATGGGTTGGTATCAAGGGTGCTGTTCCCATAATACTCGCCACGTACCCCATAGTTGCAGGAGTAACTGGTGCAGACCTGATATTCAACGTTGTCTTCTTCATAACAATAACATCTGCCCTCATACAGGGTTCAACCATCAACACCGCTGCAAAGTACCTTGGGTTATCTGAAGAACCTGAATAA
- a CDS encoding DUF2193 domain-containing protein: MFEIYEKMVNEAIAAQKADVETIKKNRGGNFKVTDTKAYLDVVNKMGVADGQSKSVIDLHVDSVNAHYSTLSNLTDTVRPEDDPFVEHYQTPAVLEILYEEDETFKKSTDKFIEAIGKSEALIGKEVVRRYGGFYGPTCVVDFALIPGSTSNIVNQILKGVDIPLKHKQALLSAKSWGMNTSYGIGETFAKQVESGATLTKAIENEIDMIKRIYESPIDAQTELMNAAGHESFDVNKYMLNYKKKMEKTVKNAVDDGVHYGNIVTVPAYCVGDISHHIAQSTYNMCKDDMIMAVIEATTAVMESTLKKAIPSFKSEYQPLSLATGSSACAVEYILELDGFNAPMIVSLLTERFHNYVQLYADRGAAAELHNCDFMDMIYRGWNYLDKARRMKNGSGEPLEPNVAGFKVDLEPLNQNEVLMNPQRYAYPACAISVRFSSLMRLADYPCLLTSEPVTATMMTNIIAMHKESPASPARVCKDCASASLVDFRHDYCQWKEAV, encoded by the coding sequence ATGTTTGAGATATACGAAAAAATGGTAAATGAAGCTATTGCAGCTCAAAAAGCAGATGTAGAAACCATTAAGAAGAATAGGGGAGGAAACTTTAAGGTAACGGATACAAAAGCATATCTTGATGTTGTAAATAAAATGGGAGTGGCAGACGGTCAAAGTAAATCTGTAATAGATTTGCACGTTGATTCAGTTAATGCACACTACAGCACTCTCTCAAATCTCACAGACACAGTAAGACCAGAAGACGATCCATTCGTGGAGCATTACCAAACACCTGCAGTCCTTGAAATATTGTATGAAGAGGATGAAACATTCAAAAAAAGTACAGACAAATTTATAGAAGCCATAGGAAAATCAGAGGCACTCATAGGCAAAGAGGTTGTACGTAGATATGGGGGATTCTACGGGCCAACATGTGTGGTTGACTTCGCACTCATACCTGGAAGCACAAGTAACATTGTAAACCAGATACTCAAAGGAGTGGATATTCCATTGAAACACAAACAGGCACTGCTTTCAGCAAAATCATGGGGTATGAACACATCCTACGGTATAGGAGAAACCTTTGCAAAGCAGGTAGAATCTGGAGCAACACTCACAAAAGCCATTGAAAATGAAATAGATATGATAAAAAGGATATATGAAAGTCCAATAGATGCTCAGACAGAACTCATGAACGCAGCAGGACATGAATCCTTTGACGTCAACAAGTACATGCTCAACTACAAAAAGAAAATGGAAAAAACAGTTAAAAATGCAGTTGACGATGGAGTTCACTACGGTAACATAGTAACAGTTCCAGCTTACTGTGTTGGGGACATATCACACCACATAGCCCAATCAACCTACAACATGTGCAAAGATGATATGATCATGGCTGTTATAGAAGCAACAACAGCTGTAATGGAATCAACACTCAAAAAAGCAATACCTTCATTTAAAAGTGAGTATCAACCATTATCACTTGCAACAGGCTCATCTGCATGTGCAGTTGAATACATATTGGAATTAGATGGGTTTAACGCACCAATGATAGTAAGTCTTCTAACAGAGAGGTTCCACAACTATGTTCAGCTCTACGCAGACCGGGGTGCAGCAGCAGAACTCCACAACTGTGACTTCATGGACATGATATACAGGGGATGGAACTACCTTGACAAGGCAAGAAGAATGAAAAACGGCTCAGGAGAACCACTCGAACCAAACGTTGCAGGATTCAAGGTTGACCTGGAACCATTAAATCAAAACGAGGTTTTAATGAATCCTCAGCGCTATGCATATCCTGCATGTGCCATATCTGTAAGGTTCTCAAGTTTAATGCGTCTTGCTGATTATCCATGTCTCCTTACAAGTGAACCTGTAACAGCCACCATGATGACCAACATCATTGCAATGCACAAGGAAAGTCCAGCTTCACCTGCAAGGGTCTGCAAAGACTGTGCATCTGCATCCCTCGTTGACTTCAGACATGATTACTGCCAGTGGAAAGAGGCAGTTTAA